In Sphingomonas sp. SUN019, the genomic window ACACGGCCCTGCCCGATCTGGACCAGCGCGCGTTGTTCACCGATCGCCTGGCAGTGATCGCGCGCGCGGGGCACCCGCTGGCCGGGGTGGCGCGGCCAACGCTCGAACAGCTTGCGGCCTATCCGTGGATCGTCGGATCGGCGGCGACGCCGCTCAGCGGCCAGTGGCAGGCGTTGTTCGCGGGACGCGCGCCGCCGCCCGCCCCGATCGAATGCGGATCTGTGATGGTGATCCGCGGTCTACTGCGCGACTCCGACCTGCTGACGTTGCTGTCGCCCGATCAGGTCGCGCTGGAGGTCGATGCCGGGATGCTCGCGGTGATCGGCGCACGGCTGGCGGACAGCGTGCGCACGATCGGCCTGACGACACGCGCCGGATGGCGGCCGAGCGCCGCGCAGCAACGGTTGGTCGAGCTGATCGAGCGCGCATCCGAAACGGTCGGAATTCCGGAAAACGAATAAGATCGCGTCCTTTCCGATTGGCGGACGCGACGGGCGGGCGCGTACCGTTACGGCATGGAGAGAAACGTCGCCTTCATCGGTTTTGGCGAGGCGGCGATGGCGTTCGCCGACCCCGGCGCGCGCGGCTATGACCTGAAACTCGATGATCCTGCGACCCGTGCGCGGAAACTGGCGGACTTTGCGCGCTGCGACGTGACGCCGTGCGACAGCGCTACCGCCGCACTGATCGGCGCGCGCATGATCCTGTCGCTCGTCACGGCAGATCAGGCGCTGGCCGTGGCGCGCGGCGCGGCGGCAGCGATCGAGCCGGACGCGCTGTGGCTCGACATGAATTCGGTCGCGCCCGAAACGAAACGCGCCGCCGCCGCCGAGATCGATCGCACCGGGCGCTACGTGGACGTCGCCGTCATGGCGCCCGCCCAGCCCGGCGGCCGCGACGTGCCGTTGCTCGTCTCCGGCCCGTATGCGGCGGAGGGCGCAGCGGCGCTACGCGCCTGCGGCTTCACCAGCGTCCGCATCGTGGGAACCGCGATCGGCGACGCGTCCGCGATCAAGATGATCCGGTCGGTGATGATCAAGGGGATCGAGGCGTTGAGCGCCGAATGCGTGCTGGCGGCCGAAGCCGCGGGCGTGCGCGACGAAGTGACCGCCTCGCTCGATCTGACCTGGCCGGGCGCGGACTGGAAGCGCCGATTCGACTATAGTCTCGATCGCATGATGATCCACGGCGAGCGCCGCGCGGCCGAGATGGAGGAGGTTGTGACGACGCTGGACGCGCTGGGCACCAGTTCGACGATGAGCCGCGCCACGGTCGAGTTGCACTATGCGATCGGTTCACTTTGCGCGATGCCGCCCAGCGGGCTGTCGGCGAAACTCCGCGTGCTGCTGCCGTTCCTGACGCGACTGGAGAAAGCCGCGTGACGCTGATCATCGATTGCCACGGCCATTATACGACCGCGCCGGCCGCGCATAACGACTGGCGTGACGCGCAGAAGGCTGCGTTCAAGGCGGGGACCGACGCGCCGCCCTACCCCGCGATCGGCGACGACGAGATCCGCGAGACGCTGGAGGCGAACCAGCTTCGTCTGTTGCGCGAGCGCGGCGCGGACATGACGATTTTCTCCCCGCGCGCCTCCGCGATGGCGCCGCACGTCGGCGACGAAGCCGTCGCGATCGGCTGGGCGCGCGCCAACAACGACCTGATCGCGCGCTGCGTCGATCTGTATCCCGAAACGTTCGCGGGCGTTTGTATGCTGCCCCAGTCGCCAAAGGCCGACATGGCGGGATCGATCGCCGAGCTGGAACGCTGCGTGAGCGAACTCGGCTTCATCGGCTGCAACCTCAATCCCGATCCGGGCGGCGGACGGTTCGAACACCCGCCGCTGACCGATAGTTACTGGTATCCGTTTTACGAAAAGATGGTCGAACTGGACGTCCCCGCGATGATCCACGTGTCGGGCAGCTGCAACCCTGCCCTCCACGCGACGGGAGCCTATTACATCGCCGCCGACACGATCGCGTTCATGCAGTTGATCGAGGGCGATTTGTTCGCGGATTTCCCCACGCTCAGGTTCATCATCCCGCATGGCGGCGGCGCGGTTCCCTATCATTGGGGGCGTTACCGCGGGCTGGCCGATATGCTGAAGAAGCCCGCGCTCGACGGGCATGTGATGAACAACGTATACTTCGACACCTGCGTCTATCACCAGCCGGGCGTCGACCTGCTGGCGGACGTGATCGACACGAAGAACATCCTGTTCGGCAGCGAGATGGTCGGCGCGGTGCGCGGGATCGATCCGACGACGGGCGAGTATTTCGACGACACCAAACGCTATGTCGACGCGCTGCCGATCAGCGCGGACCAACGCCACGCGATCTTCGAGGGCAATTCGCGCCGCGTGTTCCCCCGGCTCGACGCGAAATTGAAGGAGAGAGGGCTGTGAGCGGTCCACAAGATATTCACGAGTATCTCGCCGAGTTCGAGGACATTCCCGGCACGCGCGTGTTCACCGCCAAGCGCGCGCGTCAGGGATACAACCTCAACCAATGCGCGATGAGCCTGATGAAGGACGAGAACCGCGCCCGCTTCCGTGCCGACGAGGCGGCGTATCTCGACGAGTGGAATATCACGCCCGAGCAGAAGGACGCGCTGTTGAAGCGCGACTATAACCGGCTGCTCGATCTGGGCGGCAACGTGTATTTCCTGGCGAAAGTGTTCTCCACCGACGGGCAGAGTTTCGCGCAGGCGGTGTCGACGATGACCGACATGAATTTCGAGGATTACACCGCGATGATGGTCGCGGGCGGACGGTCGCCCGAGGGCAATCGCAGCATCAAGGACAAAAGGTAATGGCGCGCATCACCGCAGGCGTCGGTTCCAGCCACGTGCCGTTGCTGGGCGTCGCATCCGATTTCGGCAAGGACAAGGATGACTATTTCGGGCCGATCTTCGACGGATTCGAATGGACCCGCGAATGGGAAAAGTCGGAAAAGCCCGACGTCGTGATCCTGGTGTTCAACGACCACGCGTCGGCGTTCGACATGAAGATCATCCCGACCTTCGCGATCGGCTGCGGCGAACGCTACAAGCCCGCCGACGAAGGCTGGGGCCCGCGGCAGGTACCCGAGGTGGAGGGGCATCCCGACCTCGCCTGGCATATCGCGCAGAGCCTGATCCTGGACGAATTCGACATGACGATCATCAACGAGATGGACGTCGATCACGGGCTGACCGTGCCGCTGTCTATGATGTTCGGCAAACCCGACGCGTGGCCGACAAAGGTCATCCCGCTCGCGGTGAATGTCGTCACCTATCCCCCGCCCTCGGGCAACCGCTGCTGGGCGCTGGGCGAGGCGATCGCGCGCGCGGTGGCGAGTTTCGAGGAAGACCTGAACGTGCAGGTCTGGGGCACCGGCGGGATGAGCCATCAGCTGCAGGGGCCACGCGCAGGGCTGATCAACCGGGAATGGGACAATCGCTTCATCGACGGGCTGATCGGCGACGGCGACGATCTGCGCCGCATTCCGCATATCGAATACCTCCGCGAGACCGGTTCTGAGGGAATCGAGATGGTGATGTGGCTGATCATGCGCGGCGCGATGGGCAGGAACACCCGCGCGCTGCACCGCCATTATCACGTCCCGTGCAGCAATACCGCGATCGGCCATGTCGTGCTGCGGCCCGACAATGGCGAGGGTCTCGACATGACCGGCAGCGACGCCGCGGAGCGAGTTGCGGCCGAGTAAACTTGATGAAGCCCCTCCCCTTCAGGGGAGGGGTTGGGGGTGGGGTTTATCCGCGAGCAGATCGCTTGAGGCGCCACCCCACCCCAACCCCTCCCCTGAAGGGGAGGGGCTTAGAAAGGAAGAACCATGACCCTGCGCATTGCGCTCGCCGGCGCCGGCGCGTTCGGCGAGAAGCATCTCGACGGGCTGAAGAACATCGACGGCGTAAAGGTGACCAGCCTCGTCGGACGGCGGCTCGAACCGACGCAGGCGATCGCCGCGAAATACGGCATCGGCCACGCCTGCACCGACCTGGCCGACAGCTTGTCGCGCGACGATGTCGATGCGGTGATCCTGTGCACCCCGACTCAGATGCACGCGGCGCAGACGCTGCAATGCATGGACGCGGGAAAGCACGTGCAGGTCGAAATCCCGCTGGCCGACAGCTTGGCCGATGCCGAATCTGTGCTGGCGAAGCAGCGGGAGACCGGCCTGGTCTGCATGGTCGGCCACACCCGTCGCTTCAATCCGAGCCATCAGTATCTGCACCGGAAGTTCGCCAGCGGCGAGGCGAGCGTGCAGCAGATGGACGTCCAGACCTATTTCTTCCGGCGCAAGAACATGAATGCGAAGGGTGAGGCGCGGTCGTGGACCGATCACCTGTTGTGGCATCATGCGGCGCATACCGTCGATCTGTTCGCGTATCAGGCCGGGCCCATCGTCGCCGCGAACGCGGTGCAGGGGCCGCTGCATCCCGATCTCGGCATCGCGATGGATATGTCGATCCAGTTGAAGGCGGAGAGCGGCGCGATCTGCACTTTGTCGCTGTCATTCAACAACGACGGACCGCTGGGCACGTTCTTCCGCTACATCTGCGACAACGGCACGTGGATCGCGCGCTACGACGATCTGGTGACGGGCAAGGAAGAACCGGTGGACCTGACCGGCGTCGCCGTGTCTTCGAACGGAATCGAATTGCAGGATCGTGAGTTTATCGCGGCGATCCGCGAGGGACGCGAGCCGAACAGCTCGGTCGCGCAGGTGCTGCCCTGTTACCGCGTGCTCGATCAGCTGGAGCGGCAGCTTTCGGCGTGAATGCGACTTACAAGACGCAGGTCGCGATCGTCGGCGGCGGTCCTGCCGGGCTGCTGCTCGGCCATCTGCTGCGCGCCGAGGGGATCGATTGCGTGATCGTCGAGCGGCAGACGCGGGCGCACGTTGAAAGTCGGATCAGAGCGGGCGTGCTGGAGGCGGGCACGACCGATCTGTTGCGCCGGATCGGCATCGACGCGCGGCTGAACGCCGAGGGAATGATCGAGAACGGGCTGAACCTCGGGACGCCGGACGGGTTGATCCGGATCGACATCAAGGCGCTGACCGGCAACCACGCGACCGTCTATGGCCAGACCGAGGTCACCCGCGACCTGATCGATGCCGCCCCGGCGCGCGGACTGGAGATCGTGTTCGAGGCGCACGATGTTGCGCTCCACGATGTCGACAGCGCGCAGCCTTCGGTGACCTATACCAAGGACGGCGCGGACCATCGGATCGAGGCCGATTTCATCGCCGGGTGCGACGGATCGCACGGCCCGTCGCGCCGAGCGATTCCGGCACACGCGGTGCGCGAATATGCGCGCGATTACCCGTTCGGCTGGCTCGGCATATTGGCGGATGTGCCGCCGTGCCATGACGAATTGATCTATGCGACCGGCAACGACGGCTTCGCGCTCGCCTCGATGCGTTCACCCACGCGCAGCCGTTACTACATCCAGGTTCCGTTGACCGAGCGGCTGGAGGACTGGCCCGCCGATCGTCTGTGGGATGTCCTGGACGCGCGCTTCGCGGGGCTGGCCAGCCGACCGATCGCGCGCGGGCCGGCGCTGGAGATGTCGATCGCGCCGCTGCGATCGTACGTGTTCGAAGCGATGCATTATGGTCGGCTGTTCCTGGCCGGGGACGCCGCGCATATCGTGCCGCCGACCGGTGCGAAGGGTCTGAACCTGGCCGCCGCCGACGTCGCCTACCTCGCCGATGCGATGATCGCGCATTACCGGCGCGGCGACCAAGCGGGCTTGGACGGGTATCAGACGAAGGCGCTGGCGCGGGTGTGGAAGACCGAGCGGTTCAGCTGGTATCTGACCGAACTGCTGCATCTTTTCCCCGACCAGGGCGATTTCAAGCGGCGGATGCAGATCGCCGAGCTTGACTACATCGCGGGATCGGAGGCGATGCAGCGCGCGATCGCCGAACAATTCGTGGGACTTCCCTTATGACCCTACCGACCCGCCGGATCGGCCCGTTCACCGTGTCGGCGATTGGGCTGGGCTGCATGAACCTCAGCCATGCGTACGGTGCGCCGGTGTCGGAGGATGACGGTGCGGCGTTGCTGAACCGCGCGCTCGATTCTGGCGTGACGTTCCTCGATACCGCCGCGCTATATGGCGGCGGGAACAACGAACGGTTGCTGGCGAAGGCGGTGATGCACCGGCGCGGCGAGTTTACGCTGGCGTCCAAATGCGTGCTCGACATGATCGACGGCAAGCGCGCGCTGGACGGGTCGCCAGCGGCGATCGCGAAGACGCTGGACGGCGCGCTGACGCGGCTCGGGACCGACCATATCGATCTATATTATCTGCACCGGCTCGACCGCCGCGTGCCGATCGAGGATTCGGTCGGCGCGATGGTGCGGGCCATCGACGCGGGCAAGATCAGCGCGATCGGCCTGTCCGAGATGTCGGCGGCGACGATCCGCCGTGCGTATGCGGTCCATCCGGTGGCCGCGGTGCAGAGCGAATATTCGCCGGTCGTCCGCAATCCCGAAATCGCGGTGCTCGATACATGCCGCGAACTCGGGATCGGCTTCGTCGCGTTTTCGCCGGTCGCGCGCGGATTGCTGTGCGACGCGGTGCGCGACGATGCGTATGAGAACGAGCATGACATCCGCCGCGGGATGCCGCGCTTTAACGGCGACAATCTGCGGCACAATCTGATCGCGGTCGATGCGTATGACGCCCTCGCCCGCCGCGTCGGCGCGACGCCAGCACAACTCGCGCTCGCCTGGGTGCTGGCGCGCGGCGACCATGTCGTGCCTATCCCCGGCACGCGCAGTATCGCGCATCTGGAGGAAGACCTCGGCGCGCTGGCGCTGTTGCTCGACGCCAGCGTGTTCGACGCGGTCGACGCGATCTTCGCAGGCGGCGCGATCCGCGGTGCGCGCTATTCCGCCGCGATGCAGGCGCAGATCGATACCGAAACGTTCCCTGACGAGGAGCTGGCCTAAGCTGGAATGGCTTCGGGCTCGTCCACGCCGTGCGTCACGTCGGCGATACGCAGCCGGGTGAACGCCAGCGCGGCGAGCGACACCAACGACCCGCACGCCATGACGATCGCGACTCCGCCCAGGCCCACGCCGCCCGCGAACAGGAACCCTGCGAGCATCGGGGAGAGCGCCGCCCCGCCCCGCCCCACCCCGATCGCGAAGCCGGTTCCGGTGGCGCGGACGTGTGACGGAAAGGCGCGGGCGAAGATGGTGTAATAGCCGACGATCGCGGCGTTCGTGAAGAAGCCCGACAGGCACGCGAGCGCCGACAGCATCATGAGCGTCGATGCGCCCGACGCGCCGAACAGCGCAACCGTCAGGCTGGACACGGCGAGCGTGAACAGGGTCAGCCGCTTCAGGTCGAACTTCTGCGCCAGCAACCCGAAGATCGCGCCGCCGGTCGCGCCGCCGACATTGGTCCACACCAGCACCCCGGCCGCGGAACTGGGATCGAACCCCAGATCGACAATGATCTTCGGCGACCATTTCAGGATGAAGTAGAAGGTCACGGCGTGCGCGAAATAGCCGAGCGTGACCAGGATCGTCGTGCGCAGCAAGGCGGGGCTGAAGATGTCGGTGATCGACCTTTTCTCCTCAGCCGCGGTCAACGTCGGCAGTACGTCGATCGCGGGGTGCTGCATCCGCGTGAGCGTCGCGTTGATCCGCGCAAGCGCGCCTGCGGGCCGCCGATCGACCAGATAATGCACCGATTCGGGGATGAAGAACCACACCAACGGAATGAAGCAGGCGGTGACGATCGCGCCGAATTCGAACACCGCGCGCCAGTCCCCTCCCTTCAACAGCAGCGCCGCGACCGACCCGCCGATCACCGCGCCGATCGGATAGCCGATCGTCATCAGCGCGAGGCAGATGTTGCGCCGCCGCGCATTGGCGAACTCCGCGGTCACCGCGTTGACAGTCGCGAGCATCCCGCCGATGCCGAGGCCGGTCAGCACGCGCCACACCGACAGGTCGCCGATCCCGCTCGCGCGGCTGGCCATGAACATTCCGGTCAGCATCGTGACGAGGCAGCCGAGCATCATCTTGCGCCGCCCGATGCGGTCGGCGAGCCCGCCCAGCAGGACCGATCCCACCGCCATGCCGATCAACTCCATCGACAGAACCACGCCCAGCGCGGCGCGCTCCACGCCCCATTCGGCGGCGATGCCGGGCGAGGCGAAGCTGATCGACAGCACGTCGAACCCGTCGAGCGCGTTCAGCCCGACGGTGATCGCGACCGCCGCGATCTGCAGGCGGCTCATCGGCGCATCGTCGATGATCGCGCGCGGGTCTCGGTTCATTCAAACATCCTCTTTTTCGCCGACCTAGCCGAGCGATCTGCGCAGGTCATCCCGCGGAACTTCATCGCGGTTCCTGCCCGGCAAGCAACGCACCGAACCGGGGGTGCGCGAAATGCATCGGCACGTCCTGCCGGTGCGGCCATGTCTGGCGCACCTGTTCGGCGGGCAGGATCACGTCGGGACCGAGCGGGTCTTCCGGATACAGCACCGCCGCGGGCTGAAGATGCGCGACGGTATGCGCCAGGCCGGTTTCGTAATCGCCCTGCCACTGCATCATGTAATCGAGTCGCTTGATCTTCCACGCGC contains:
- a CDS encoding amidohydrolase family protein: MTLIIDCHGHYTTAPAAHNDWRDAQKAAFKAGTDAPPYPAIGDDEIRETLEANQLRLLRERGADMTIFSPRASAMAPHVGDEAVAIGWARANNDLIARCVDLYPETFAGVCMLPQSPKADMAGSIAELERCVSELGFIGCNLNPDPGGGRFEHPPLTDSYWYPFYEKMVELDVPAMIHVSGSCNPALHATGAYYIAADTIAFMQLIEGDLFADFPTLRFIIPHGGGAVPYHWGRYRGLADMLKKPALDGHVMNNVYFDTCVYHQPGVDLLADVIDTKNILFGSEMVGAVRGIDPTTGEYFDDTKRYVDALPISADQRHAIFEGNSRRVFPRLDAKLKERGL
- the ligA gene encoding protocatechuate 4,5-dioxygenase subunit alpha, whose protein sequence is MSGPQDIHEYLAEFEDIPGTRVFTAKRARQGYNLNQCAMSLMKDENRARFRADEAAYLDEWNITPEQKDALLKRDYNRLLDLGGNVYFLAKVFSTDGQSFAQAVSTMTDMNFEDYTAMMVAGGRSPEGNRSIKDKR
- a CDS encoding NAD(P)-dependent oxidoreductase, whose translation is MERNVAFIGFGEAAMAFADPGARGYDLKLDDPATRARKLADFARCDVTPCDSATAALIGARMILSLVTADQALAVARGAAAAIEPDALWLDMNSVAPETKRAAAAEIDRTGRYVDVAVMAPAQPGGRDVPLLVSGPYAAEGAAALRACGFTSVRIVGTAIGDASAIKMIRSVMIKGIEALSAECVLAAEAAGVRDEVTASLDLTWPGADWKRRFDYSLDRMMIHGERRAAEMEEVVTTLDALGTSSTMSRATVELHYAIGSLCAMPPSGLSAKLRVLLPFLTRLEKAA
- the pobA gene encoding 4-hydroxybenzoate 3-monooxygenase, whose product is MNATYKTQVAIVGGGPAGLLLGHLLRAEGIDCVIVERQTRAHVESRIRAGVLEAGTTDLLRRIGIDARLNAEGMIENGLNLGTPDGLIRIDIKALTGNHATVYGQTEVTRDLIDAAPARGLEIVFEAHDVALHDVDSAQPSVTYTKDGADHRIEADFIAGCDGSHGPSRRAIPAHAVREYARDYPFGWLGILADVPPCHDELIYATGNDGFALASMRSPTRSRYYIQVPLTERLEDWPADRLWDVLDARFAGLASRPIARGPALEMSIAPLRSYVFEAMHYGRLFLAGDAAHIVPPTGAKGLNLAAADVAYLADAMIAHYRRGDQAGLDGYQTKALARVWKTERFSWYLTELLHLFPDQGDFKRRMQIAELDYIAGSEAMQRAIAEQFVGLPL
- a CDS encoding Gfo/Idh/MocA family oxidoreductase; this encodes MRIALAGAGAFGEKHLDGLKNIDGVKVTSLVGRRLEPTQAIAAKYGIGHACTDLADSLSRDDVDAVILCTPTQMHAAQTLQCMDAGKHVQVEIPLADSLADAESVLAKQRETGLVCMVGHTRRFNPSHQYLHRKFASGEASVQQMDVQTYFFRRKNMNAKGEARSWTDHLLWHHAAHTVDLFAYQAGPIVAANAVQGPLHPDLGIAMDMSIQLKAESGAICTLSLSFNNDGPLGTFFRYICDNGTWIARYDDLVTGKEEPVDLTGVAVSSNGIELQDREFIAAIREGREPNSSVAQVLPCYRVLDQLERQLSA
- a CDS encoding MFS transporter, coding for MNRDPRAIIDDAPMSRLQIAAVAITVGLNALDGFDVLSISFASPGIAAEWGVERAALGVVLSMELIGMAVGSVLLGGLADRIGRRKMMLGCLVTMLTGMFMASRASGIGDLSVWRVLTGLGIGGMLATVNAVTAEFANARRRNICLALMTIGYPIGAVIGGSVAALLLKGGDWRAVFEFGAIVTACFIPLVWFFIPESVHYLVDRRPAGALARINATLTRMQHPAIDVLPTLTAAEEKRSITDIFSPALLRTTILVTLGYFAHAVTFYFILKWSPKIIVDLGFDPSSAAGVLVWTNVGGATGGAIFGLLAQKFDLKRLTLFTLAVSSLTVALFGASGASTLMMLSALACLSGFFTNAAIVGYYTIFARAFPSHVRATGTGFAIGVGRGGAALSPMLAGFLFAGGVGLGGVAIVMACGSLVSLAALAFTRLRIADVTHGVDEPEAIPA
- a CDS encoding aldo/keto reductase, yielding MTLPTRRIGPFTVSAIGLGCMNLSHAYGAPVSEDDGAALLNRALDSGVTFLDTAALYGGGNNERLLAKAVMHRRGEFTLASKCVLDMIDGKRALDGSPAAIAKTLDGALTRLGTDHIDLYYLHRLDRRVPIEDSVGAMVRAIDAGKISAIGLSEMSAATIRRAYAVHPVAAVQSEYSPVVRNPEIAVLDTCRELGIGFVAFSPVARGLLCDAVRDDAYENEHDIRRGMPRFNGDNLRHNLIAVDAYDALARRVGATPAQLALAWVLARGDHVVPIPGTRSIAHLEEDLGALALLLDASVFDAVDAIFAGGAIRGARYSAAMQAQIDTETFPDEELA
- a CDS encoding class III extradiol dioxygenase subunit beta, whose amino-acid sequence is MARITAGVGSSHVPLLGVASDFGKDKDDYFGPIFDGFEWTREWEKSEKPDVVILVFNDHASAFDMKIIPTFAIGCGERYKPADEGWGPRQVPEVEGHPDLAWHIAQSLILDEFDMTIINEMDVDHGLTVPLSMMFGKPDAWPTKVIPLAVNVVTYPPPSGNRCWALGEAIARAVASFEEDLNVQVWGTGGMSHQLQGPRAGLINREWDNRFIDGLIGDGDDLRRIPHIEYLRETGSEGIEMVMWLIMRGAMGRNTRALHRHYHVPCSNTAIGHVVLRPDNGEGLDMTGSDAAERVAAE